In one window of Echeneis naucrates chromosome 17, fEcheNa1.1, whole genome shotgun sequence DNA:
- the LOC115058134 gene encoding midnolin isoform X1, which yields MEQQRGLWSFSPARSARIAGQDTMRLAITSTTGSPVELTVPRGETVEGLRTRISQRLRLQTDRILLLHKDRQLSVGKLLDLGVADGSKLTLVPVIEAGLVCSTVKAERTVMDVLESLTEIQISDFLSGRSPLTINLGIGAQTMYVQLQLSEQDAKKLQQDGEGTVQSSSEHQTGLPVAAGVNHAGSALALSSTSTTGSTTSLPVSPISIPDTDTADSTPQIQLDPQRPKTSYSTAVSSSHSSTTPAVNCHHHASLPLSCQHVHTAPSTPSSPSGRPRSSCLPQAATPICSAASTGSSSRPPSPVPASTFEKNRIHASPSAELYRQPGAVIDSFVSHSPGVFSGTFSGTLAPQSQSISHPRRGIAIILQILNDLLRAASSHQRAPAPLRQHCPVPSHPVSPVPAEEPSKARGKPLVVQRTEHLSTGSECLSNFLFPVGKETYPLQTSTEEDQTLQCKLERLQFLMHQQRLRRQTRRSSHFSKTSHPYQHRHHCP from the exons ATGGAGCAGCAGCGGGGTCTCTGGAGCTTCAGCCCCGCACGGTCTGCACGCATCGCCGGTCAGGACACCATGCGTTTGGCTATCACCTCCACCACCGGCAGCCCGGTGGAGCTCACTGTCCCCCGAGGAGAGACGGTGGAGGGCCTGAGGACTCGGATCTCCCAGAGACTGAGACTACAAACCGACAGAATCCTGCTCCTGCATAAAGACAG GCAGCTGAGTGTGGGAAAACTGCTGGACCTAGGTGTAGCAGATGGTAGCAAACTGACCCTGGTCCCCGTCATAGAGGCCGGGTTAGTG TGCTCCACTGTCAAAGCTGAAAGGACTGTAATGGACGTTTTGGAAAGTTTAACAGAAATTCAG ATCAGTGACTTCCTGTCTGGGCGCTCACCTCTGACCATTAACCTGGGAATTGGAGCTCAAACGATGTATGTGCAGCTCCAGCTGTCTGAACAGGATGcgaagaagctgcagcaggacgGGGAAGGAACAGTCCAGAGTAGCAGCGAGCATCAAACTGGCCTGCCAGTGGCTGCAGGTGTGAACCATGCTGGCTCTGCCTTGGCCTTGTCTTCCACCAGTACCACAGGATCCACtacctcacttcctgtttccccaATCTCCATCCCAGACACGGACACTGCTGACTCTACACCCCAAATCCAACTTGACCCTCAAAGGCCAAAAACTTCTTATAGCACAGCAGTTTCCAGCTCCCATTCATCCACCACCCCTGCTGTAAACTGCCATCACCACGCATCTCTACCTCTATCCTGTCAGCATGTACACACTGCTCCTTCCACCCCTTCTTCGCCCTCTGGTCGTCCACGTTCCAGTTGTCTGCCACAAGCAGCCACACCCATCTGTTCAGCAGCTTCCACTGGATCTAGTTCTAGACCCCCAAGTCCAGTACCTGCTTCAACCTTTGAAAAG aaTAGGATTCATGCTTCACCTTCTGCAGAACTGTACAGGCAGCCAGGGGCTGTCATTGATAGTTTTGTGAGCCACTCTCCAGGCGTGTTCTCTGGGACTTTCTCAG GGACTCTAGCTCCTCAAAGTCAGAGTATCAGTCACCCTCGTCGCGGTATTGCAATCATCCTCCAGATTCTCAATGATCTCCTCAGAGCTGCCTCGTCCCATCAACGGGCACCAGCCCCCCTTCGTCAGCACTGCCCTGTTCCAAGCCATCCAGTCAGCCCAGTACCAGCGGAGGAGCCCAGCAAAGCAAGAGGCAAACCACTGGTGGTCCAGAGGACTGAGCACTTAAGTACAGGTTCAG AATGCCTATctaactttctgtttcctgtAGGCAAGGAGACTTACCCCCTCCAAACCTCCACAGAGGAGGATCAAACCTTGCAGTGTAAGCTAGAGCGTCTCCAGTTTTTGATGCATCAGCAACGCCTTCGAAGGCAGACTCGCAGGAGTTCACACTTCTCAAAAACATCTCATCCATACCAACATCGTCACCATTGTCCTTAG
- the LOC115058134 gene encoding midnolin isoform X2 — MEQQRGLWSFSPARSARIAGQDTMRLAITSTTGSPVELTVPRGETVEGLRTRISQRLRLQTDRILLLHKDRQLSVGKLLDLGVADGSKLTLVPVIEAGLVCSTVKAERTVMDVLESLTEIQISDFLSGRSPLTINLGIGAQTMYVQLQLSEQDAKKLQQDGEGTVQSSSEHQTGLPVAAGVNHAGSALALSSTSTTGSTTSLPVSPISIPDTDTADSTPQIQLDPQRPKTSYSTAVSSSHSSTTPAVNCHHHASLPLSCQHVHTAPSTPSSPSGRPRSSCLPQAATPICSAASTGSSSRPPSPVPASTFEKNRIHASPSAELYRQPGAVIDSFVSHSPGVFSGTFSGTLAPQSQSISHPRRGIAIILQILNDLLRAASSHQRAPAPLRQHCPVPSHPVSPVPAEEPSKARGKPLVVQRTEHLSTGSGKETYPLQTSTEEDQTLQCKLERLQFLMHQQRLRRQTRRSSHFSKTSHPYQHRHHCP, encoded by the exons ATGGAGCAGCAGCGGGGTCTCTGGAGCTTCAGCCCCGCACGGTCTGCACGCATCGCCGGTCAGGACACCATGCGTTTGGCTATCACCTCCACCACCGGCAGCCCGGTGGAGCTCACTGTCCCCCGAGGAGAGACGGTGGAGGGCCTGAGGACTCGGATCTCCCAGAGACTGAGACTACAAACCGACAGAATCCTGCTCCTGCATAAAGACAG GCAGCTGAGTGTGGGAAAACTGCTGGACCTAGGTGTAGCAGATGGTAGCAAACTGACCCTGGTCCCCGTCATAGAGGCCGGGTTAGTG TGCTCCACTGTCAAAGCTGAAAGGACTGTAATGGACGTTTTGGAAAGTTTAACAGAAATTCAG ATCAGTGACTTCCTGTCTGGGCGCTCACCTCTGACCATTAACCTGGGAATTGGAGCTCAAACGATGTATGTGCAGCTCCAGCTGTCTGAACAGGATGcgaagaagctgcagcaggacgGGGAAGGAACAGTCCAGAGTAGCAGCGAGCATCAAACTGGCCTGCCAGTGGCTGCAGGTGTGAACCATGCTGGCTCTGCCTTGGCCTTGTCTTCCACCAGTACCACAGGATCCACtacctcacttcctgtttccccaATCTCCATCCCAGACACGGACACTGCTGACTCTACACCCCAAATCCAACTTGACCCTCAAAGGCCAAAAACTTCTTATAGCACAGCAGTTTCCAGCTCCCATTCATCCACCACCCCTGCTGTAAACTGCCATCACCACGCATCTCTACCTCTATCCTGTCAGCATGTACACACTGCTCCTTCCACCCCTTCTTCGCCCTCTGGTCGTCCACGTTCCAGTTGTCTGCCACAAGCAGCCACACCCATCTGTTCAGCAGCTTCCACTGGATCTAGTTCTAGACCCCCAAGTCCAGTACCTGCTTCAACCTTTGAAAAG aaTAGGATTCATGCTTCACCTTCTGCAGAACTGTACAGGCAGCCAGGGGCTGTCATTGATAGTTTTGTGAGCCACTCTCCAGGCGTGTTCTCTGGGACTTTCTCAG GGACTCTAGCTCCTCAAAGTCAGAGTATCAGTCACCCTCGTCGCGGTATTGCAATCATCCTCCAGATTCTCAATGATCTCCTCAGAGCTGCCTCGTCCCATCAACGGGCACCAGCCCCCCTTCGTCAGCACTGCCCTGTTCCAAGCCATCCAGTCAGCCCAGTACCAGCGGAGGAGCCCAGCAAAGCAAGAGGCAAACCACTGGTGGTCCAGAGGACTGAGCACTTAAGTACAGGTTCAG GCAAGGAGACTTACCCCCTCCAAACCTCCACAGAGGAGGATCAAACCTTGCAGTGTAAGCTAGAGCGTCTCCAGTTTTTGATGCATCAGCAACGCCTTCGAAGGCAGACTCGCAGGAGTTCACACTTCTCAAAAACATCTCATCCATACCAACATCGTCACCATTGTCCTTAG
- the cirbpa gene encoding cold inducible RNA binding protein a isoform X1, whose protein sequence is MSDEGKLFIGGLSFETNEESLAAAFGKYGTIEKVDVIRDKETGRSRGFGFVKYDNAEDAKDALDAMNGKTLDGRAIRVDEAGKGGRSRGGFSSGPRGGRFSGSRGRGGRGYSRDFGGGGYNGDRGYGDRSYGDRSFGGGERSFGGGGGYRSGGYSSGGYRENRGQGGYGDRSGSYRDGYDSYATHE, encoded by the exons ATGTCGGACGAAGGCAAATTGTTCATCGGAGGACTGAGCTTCGAGACCAACGAGGAGTCTCTGGCTGCGGCCTTCGGCAAATACGGAACCATCGAAAAAG TCGATGTgatcagagacaaagagacggGAAGATCTCGTGGTTTCGGCTTTGTGAAATATGATAATGCAGAAGATGCTAAAGATGCATTGGACGCCATGAACGGGAAG ACTCTTGATGGTCGGGCTATCCGTGTGGATGAAGCAGGAAAGGGCGGTCGCTCCAGAGGAGGCTTCAGTTCAGGCCCAAGAGGAGGCAGATTCAGCGGCTCACGGGGTAGGGGTGGACGCGGTTACTCGAGAG ACTTTGGAGGCGGCGGATACAACGGCGACAGGGGATACGGGGACAGGAGTTATGGGGACAGAAGCTTTGGCGGTGGAGAGAGGAGctttggtggtggtggaggataCAGGAGTGGTGGATACTCCTCAGGTGGCTACAGGGAAAATAG GGGTCAGGGTGGATATGGTGACCGCTCTGGATCCTACCGCGATGGATACGACAGCTATG CTACACACGAGTAA
- the cirbpa gene encoding cold inducible RNA binding protein a isoform X3, translating to MSDEGKLFIGGLSFETNEESLAAAFGKYGTIEKVDVIRDKETGRSRGFGFVKYDNAEDAKDALDAMNGKTLDGRAIRVDEAGKGGRSRGGFSSGPRGGRFSGSRDFGGGGYNGDRGYGDRSYGDRSFGGGERSFGGGGGYRSGGYSSGGYRENRGQGGYGDRSGSYRDGYDSYATHE from the exons ATGTCGGACGAAGGCAAATTGTTCATCGGAGGACTGAGCTTCGAGACCAACGAGGAGTCTCTGGCTGCGGCCTTCGGCAAATACGGAACCATCGAAAAAG TCGATGTgatcagagacaaagagacggGAAGATCTCGTGGTTTCGGCTTTGTGAAATATGATAATGCAGAAGATGCTAAAGATGCATTGGACGCCATGAACGGGAAG ACTCTTGATGGTCGGGCTATCCGTGTGGATGAAGCAGGAAAGGGCGGTCGCTCCAGAGGAGGCTTCAGTTCAGGCCCAAGAGGAGGCAGATTCAGCGGCTCACGGG ACTTTGGAGGCGGCGGATACAACGGCGACAGGGGATACGGGGACAGGAGTTATGGGGACAGAAGCTTTGGCGGTGGAGAGAGGAGctttggtggtggtggaggataCAGGAGTGGTGGATACTCCTCAGGTGGCTACAGGGAAAATAG GGGTCAGGGTGGATATGGTGACCGCTCTGGATCCTACCGCGATGGATACGACAGCTATG CTACACACGAGTAA
- the cirbpa gene encoding cold inducible RNA binding protein a isoform X2, giving the protein MSDEGKLFIGGLSFETNEESLAAAFGKYGTIEKVDVIRDKETGRSRGFGFVKYDNAEDAKDALDAMNGKTLDGRAIRVDEAGKGGRSRGGFSSGPRGGRFSGSRGRGGRGYSRGGGYNGDRGYGDRSYGDRSFGGGERSFGGGGGYRSGGYSSGGYRENRGQGGYGDRSGSYRDGYDSYATHE; this is encoded by the exons ATGTCGGACGAAGGCAAATTGTTCATCGGAGGACTGAGCTTCGAGACCAACGAGGAGTCTCTGGCTGCGGCCTTCGGCAAATACGGAACCATCGAAAAAG TCGATGTgatcagagacaaagagacggGAAGATCTCGTGGTTTCGGCTTTGTGAAATATGATAATGCAGAAGATGCTAAAGATGCATTGGACGCCATGAACGGGAAG ACTCTTGATGGTCGGGCTATCCGTGTGGATGAAGCAGGAAAGGGCGGTCGCTCCAGAGGAGGCTTCAGTTCAGGCCCAAGAGGAGGCAGATTCAGCGGCTCACGGGGTAGGGGTGGACGCGGTTACTCGAGAG GCGGCGGATACAACGGCGACAGGGGATACGGGGACAGGAGTTATGGGGACAGAAGCTTTGGCGGTGGAGAGAGGAGctttggtggtggtggaggataCAGGAGTGGTGGATACTCCTCAGGTGGCTACAGGGAAAATAG GGGTCAGGGTGGATATGGTGACCGCTCTGGATCCTACCGCGATGGATACGACAGCTATG CTACACACGAGTAA
- the cirbpa gene encoding cold inducible RNA binding protein a isoform X4, translated as MSDEGKLFIGGLSFETNEESLAAAFGKYGTIEKVDVIRDKETGRSRGFGFVKYDNAEDAKDALDAMNGKTLDGRAIRVDEAGKGGRSRGGFSSGPRGGRFSGSRGGGYNGDRGYGDRSYGDRSFGGGERSFGGGGGYRSGGYSSGGYRENRGQGGYGDRSGSYRDGYDSYATHE; from the exons ATGTCGGACGAAGGCAAATTGTTCATCGGAGGACTGAGCTTCGAGACCAACGAGGAGTCTCTGGCTGCGGCCTTCGGCAAATACGGAACCATCGAAAAAG TCGATGTgatcagagacaaagagacggGAAGATCTCGTGGTTTCGGCTTTGTGAAATATGATAATGCAGAAGATGCTAAAGATGCATTGGACGCCATGAACGGGAAG ACTCTTGATGGTCGGGCTATCCGTGTGGATGAAGCAGGAAAGGGCGGTCGCTCCAGAGGAGGCTTCAGTTCAGGCCCAAGAGGAGGCAGATTCAGCGGCTCACGGG GCGGCGGATACAACGGCGACAGGGGATACGGGGACAGGAGTTATGGGGACAGAAGCTTTGGCGGTGGAGAGAGGAGctttggtggtggtggaggataCAGGAGTGGTGGATACTCCTCAGGTGGCTACAGGGAAAATAG GGGTCAGGGTGGATATGGTGACCGCTCTGGATCCTACCGCGATGGATACGACAGCTATG CTACACACGAGTAA
- the ndufa13 gene encoding NADH dehydrogenase [ubiquinone] 1 alpha subcomplex subunit 13: MAGSKVKQDMPPPGGYAAFDYKRNLPKRGLSGYSMFGIGIGIMVFGYWRLFKWNRERRRLQIEEMEARIAMMPLLQAEHDRRTLRMLRENLEEEAVIMKDVPGWKVGESVFNTDRWVAPLSEELFNLRPREELLHKRFGFLWYV; the protein is encoded by the exons ATGGCGGGGTCCAAGGTGAAGCAGGACATGCCTCCTCCGGGAGGATATGCTGCATTTGATTACAAAAGAAATCTACCGAAACGAGGACTTTCGG GATATAGCATGTTTGGCATTGGCATCGGCATCATGGTTTTTGGTTACTGGAGACTATTTAAGTGGAATAGAGAGAGGAG GCGCCTGCAGATTGAGGAGATGGAGGCCAGAATAGCTATGATGCCACTGCTGCAGGCAGAGCACGATCGAAG GACCTTACGAATGCTGAGGGAAAATTTGGAAGAGGAGGCGGTCATCATGAAGGACGTTCCAGGATGGAAG GTTGGTGAGAGCGTCTTCAACACAGACCGCTGGGTCGCCCCGCTGTCAGAGGAGCTGTTCAACCTGCGGCCCCGTGAGGAGCTTTTGCACAAGCGCTTCGGTTTCTTGTGGTATGTGTGA